The Xiphophorus couchianus chromosome 5, X_couchianus-1.0, whole genome shotgun sequence genome includes a region encoding these proteins:
- the LOC114145515 gene encoding suppressor of cytokine signaling 1-like, with the protein MVRDSLDRTSDQNQKREPAAEPQSPRQNPEESHRPERAAEKINTENKDSAGSHLDFLLWCKLKFEEESESWRLPETGADADGLPTHIRPFTSFAEYRLVKLTYLQLQESGFYWGPMTMEEAHQRLTRAALGTFLLRDSGQPDVFFTLSYQSEDGPTSVRVQLNNLLFSLHGSQKTFPSLFALLAFYTSSPCRLTEPYRRQRPERLKQMCRRALVRTYGAERMCTSPGLSPDVKAYVGAYPYCT; encoded by the exons ATGGTCAGAGACAGTCTGGACAGAACGTCTGATCAGAACCAAAAACGGGAGCCAGCAGCTGAGCCACAGAGTCCGAGGCAGAACCCAGAGGAGTCACATCGACCCGAACGAGCAGcggaaaaaataaacacagaaaacaaggaCTCTGCAGGATCACACCTAGACTTTCTGCTCTGGTGCAAACTCAAATTCGAGGAGGAGTCGGAGTCCTGGAGGCTG ccaGAGACAGGAGCAGATGCTGACGGCTTGCCCACACACATCCGTCCATTCACCAGCTTTGCAGAGTATCGTCTGGTCAAACTCACCTACCTACAGCTGCAGGAAAGTGGTTTCTACTGGGGGCCCATGACCATGGAGGAAGCACACCAAAGACTCACTCGCGCAGCTCTGGGAACTTTCCTTCTCAG GGACAGCGGCCAGCCCGATGTTTTCTTCACTCTCAGCTACCAAAGCGAAGACGGCCCCACCAGCGTCCGTGTCCAGCTGAACAACCTGCTCTTCAGCCTGCATGGCAGCCAAAAAACTTTCCCTTCGCTGTTCGCTTTGCTTGCCTTCTACACCAGCTCCCCCTGTAGGCTGACTGAGCCCTACCGCAGGCAGCGGCCTGAGCGCCTAAAACAGATGTGCAGAAGAGCTCTGGTACGAACCTACGGTGCCGAAAGGATGTGCACCTCACCTGGACTCAGCCCTGATGTTAAGGCTTATGTCGGTGCGTACCCGTACTGTACATAG